One window of Pseudomonas urmiensis genomic DNA carries:
- a CDS encoding DUF6708 domain-containing protein, with translation MKNHAPTLSRRAPGWKYDLSKPNDKPEQCSRSGSLKTPPNHICHTYFELPRSTLRHRGVGIFGGGISVAVISIIALTLTYMTITAWREVGLTLILVGLFFVITTFWAVIPTIRMDIELPRDEPIRFNRLRRKVYFYQYHFDRFHLFSRQRWGIRPVVYDWDDLIAEACSVYAPMGNGGLIENVVISVIKPGTEEVIDRLFFTHDIELGKQYWALAQLFMQQGPQAMPEFAHPPRDWNDDSQLSPIHCIAPKVQWPTAIDIESRTAPAAEHSR, from the coding sequence GTGAAAAACCACGCACCAACCCTGTCGCGCCGTGCACCTGGCTGGAAATATGATTTAAGCAAACCTAACGACAAGCCAGAGCAGTGCTCCCGGTCAGGGAGTTTGAAAACACCCCCAAACCATATCTGCCACACCTACTTCGAACTACCAAGGTCAACATTAAGACACCGGGGCGTAGGTATTTTCGGAGGAGGAATTTCCGTAGCCGTTATCAGCATCATAGCGTTGACTTTAACCTATATGACAATAACAGCCTGGCGAGAGGTTGGCCTCACTCTCATTTTGGTTGGATTATTTTTCGTAATCACAACGTTTTGGGCTGTCATCCCCACCATACGCATGGATATTGAACTCCCCCGCGACGAACCTATCCGCTTCAACCGGCTACGCCGCAAAGTCTATTTCTACCAATACCACTTTGACCGATTCCACCTATTCAGCCGCCAACGCTGGGGTATCCGCCCAGTTGTCTACGACTGGGATGACCTGATCGCCGAAGCCTGCAGCGTATACGCACCGATGGGCAATGGCGGTCTAATCGAAAACGTCGTGATTTCGGTGATCAAGCCCGGCACTGAAGAGGTAATCGACCGCCTGTTCTTCACCCACGATATCGAGCTAGGAAAGCAGTACTGGGCACTTGCTCAGTTGTTCATGCAACAAGGCCCCCAGGCCATGCCCGAGTTCGCCCACCCACCCCGAGACTGGAACGATGATTCACAATTAAGCCCGATTCACTGCATCGCCCCAAAGGTTCAATGGCCGACAGCGATCGATATTGAGTCGCGCACAGCGCCAGCCGCTGAACACAGCCGGTAG
- a CDS encoding peptidase U32 family protein: MSLPKNHLELLSPARDVAIAREAILHGADAIYIGGPSFGARHNACNEVGEIAELVEFARRYHARVFTTINTILHDNELEPARKLIHQLYDAGVDALIVQDLGVMELDIPPIELHASTQTDIRTLARAKFLDQAGFSQLVLARELNLQEIRTIASETDAAIEFFIHGALCVAFSGQCNISHAQTGRSANRGDCSQACRLPYTLKDDQGRVVAFEKHLLSMKDNNQTANLRDLVDAGVRSFKIEGRYKDMAYVKNITAHYRKELDAILEDRPALARASSGRTEHFFLPDPDKTFHRGSTDYFVSERKIDIGAFDSPTFTGLHVGVVEKVGKRDLQVVTEVPLSNGDGLNVLVKREVVGFRANIAEPKGEFEEDGQKRYRYRVEPNEMPDGMHRLRPNHPLSRNLDHNWQLALQRTSAERRVGVAWKAQLRQARLELNATSEEGVSVSVALDGPFGEANKPQQALEQLHDLLGQLGTTQYHATAIELDAPQAFFIPNSQLKALRREAIEALTAARVKAHPRGGRKAETTPPPVYPESHLSFLANVYNQKARDFYHRHGVQLIDAAYEAHEEHGEVPVMITKHCLRFSFNLCPKQAKGVTGVRTKVAPMQLIQGDEVLTLKFDCKPCEMHVVGKMKSHIIDLPTPGSGVAQVVGHISPEDLLKTIVRAPH, translated from the coding sequence ATGTCCCTGCCAAAGAATCACCTGGAACTGCTCAGCCCTGCCCGCGACGTGGCAATTGCCCGCGAGGCCATCCTGCACGGCGCTGATGCCATCTACATCGGCGGCCCTAGCTTCGGCGCGCGCCACAATGCCTGCAACGAAGTCGGCGAGATCGCCGAGCTGGTGGAGTTCGCCCGGCGTTACCATGCGCGGGTGTTCACTACCATCAACACCATCCTTCACGACAACGAACTGGAACCTGCGCGCAAGCTGATCCATCAGCTGTACGACGCCGGGGTCGATGCGTTGATCGTCCAGGATCTGGGGGTGATGGAGCTGGATATCCCGCCGATCGAGCTGCACGCCAGCACCCAGACCGACATCCGCACCCTGGCGCGGGCCAAGTTTCTCGACCAGGCCGGTTTCTCCCAGCTGGTTCTGGCCCGTGAGCTGAACCTGCAAGAAATCCGCACCATCGCCAGCGAAACCGATGCAGCCATTGAGTTCTTCATCCATGGCGCCCTGTGCGTGGCCTTCTCCGGCCAGTGCAACATCTCCCACGCCCAGACCGGGCGCAGCGCCAACCGTGGCGATTGCTCGCAAGCCTGCCGCCTGCCCTACACCCTCAAGGATGATCAGGGCCGGGTAGTGGCGTTCGAGAAGCACCTGCTGTCGATGAAGGACAACAACCAGACCGCCAACCTGCGCGACCTGGTCGACGCGGGCGTGCGCTCGTTCAAGATCGAGGGCCGCTACAAGGACATGGCCTACGTCAAGAACATCACCGCTCACTACCGCAAGGAGCTCGATGCGATCCTGGAAGACCGCCCGGCCCTGGCCCGCGCCTCCAGCGGCCGCACCGAGCACTTCTTCCTGCCCGATCCGGACAAGACCTTCCACCGCGGCAGCACCGACTATTTCGTCAGCGAACGCAAAATCGATATCGGTGCCTTCGACTCGCCTACCTTCACCGGCCTGCACGTGGGCGTGGTGGAAAAGGTCGGCAAGCGCGACCTGCAAGTGGTCACTGAAGTGCCGCTGAGCAATGGCGATGGCCTCAATGTGCTGGTCAAGCGCGAAGTGGTGGGCTTCCGGGCCAACATCGCCGAGCCCAAGGGCGAGTTCGAGGAAGATGGCCAGAAGCGTTACCGCTACCGCGTCGAGCCCAACGAGATGCCTGACGGCATGCACCGCCTGCGCCCGAATCACCCGCTGTCGCGCAACCTCGATCACAACTGGCAACTGGCGCTGCAGCGCACCTCCGCTGAGCGCCGCGTGGGCGTGGCGTGGAAAGCACAGCTGCGCCAAGCGCGCCTGGAGCTGAACGCGACCAGTGAGGAAGGCGTCAGCGTCAGCGTTGCCCTGGATGGCCCGTTTGGCGAGGCCAACAAGCCGCAGCAGGCACTAGAGCAATTGCATGACCTGCTCGGCCAGCTGGGTACCACCCAGTACCACGCCACTGCCATCGAGCTGGATGCGCCGCAGGCGTTCTTCATCCCCAACTCGCAGCTCAAGGCCCTGCGCCGCGAGGCGATCGAGGCGCTAACCGCAGCACGGGTCAAGGCTCACCCTCGTGGCGGGCGTAAAGCCGAGACCACTCCGCCGCCGGTGTATCCGGAGTCGCACTTGTCGTTCTTGGCCAACGTCTACAACCAGAAGGCCCGCGACTTCTACCATCGCCATGGCGTGCAATTGATCGACGCGGCGTACGAGGCCCACGAGGAACACGGCGAAGTTCCGGTGATGATCACCAAGCACTGCCTGCGCTTCTCCTTCAACTTGTGCCCCAAGCAGGCCAAGGGCGTGACTGGCGTGCGTACCAAGGTGGCACCGATGCAGCTGATTCAGGGCGATGAAGTGCTGACCCTGAAGTTCGACTGCAAGCCCTGCGAGATGCATGTGGTAGGCAAGATGAAGTCGCACATCATCGATCTGCCGACCCCAGGCAGTGGTGTGGCGCAGGTGGTTGGGCATATCAGCCCGGAAGACCTGCTCAAGACCATCGTGCGCGCGCCGCACTGA
- a CDS encoding DUF6708 domain-containing protein: MNSPKKYHPRRPLGWKYDLPRPNETPTLRIDTDALKLSPNHVNLVYLELPRSTLRMRGIGIIGGSFMLLYLTATLLFIAYILLMDTFEPGFALIFIGGGAILYWPIIPTIRMDIQLPRDEPIRFNRLRRKVYFYQYHFDRLHLFSRQRWGVRPVVYDWDDLVAEACSVYAPMGNGGLIENVVISVIKPGTEEVIDRLFFTHDIEQGKQYWALAQLFMQQGPQALPEFVHPPRDWNDDSQLSPIRCIAPKVHWPEEIDLESRSAPCAG; the protein is encoded by the coding sequence ATGAACAGCCCAAAAAAATACCACCCTCGTCGCCCTCTAGGATGGAAGTACGACCTACCTAGACCCAATGAAACTCCAACTTTGCGCATTGATACAGATGCTTTAAAGCTCTCACCCAACCATGTCAACCTCGTCTATCTCGAGCTACCCAGATCAACATTGAGAATGAGAGGTATAGGGATTATTGGCGGTAGCTTCATGCTTCTCTACCTCACAGCCACATTGTTATTCATCGCTTATATTCTCCTTATGGACACATTCGAACCAGGCTTCGCTCTCATATTTATTGGAGGCGGCGCCATCCTTTACTGGCCAATTATCCCCACCATACGAATGGACATTCAACTCCCCCGCGACGAACCCATCCGCTTCAACCGGCTACGGCGCAAAGTCTATTTCTACCAATACCACTTTGACCGACTCCACCTATTCAGCCGCCAACGCTGGGGTGTACGCCCGGTTGTCTACGACTGGGATGACCTGGTCGCCGAAGCCTGCAGCGTATACGCACCGATGGGTAATGGCGGTCTAATCGAAAACGTCGTGATTTCGGTGATCAAGCCCGGCACCGAAGAGGTAATCGACCGCCTGTTCTTCACCCACGATATCGAGCAAGGAAAGCAGTACTGGGCACTGGCCCAGTTGTTCATGCAACAAGGCCCCCAGGCCCTGCCCGAGTTCGTCCACCCACCCCGAGACTGGAACGATGATTCGCAGTTAAGCCCTATTCGGTGCATTGCCCCTAAAGTTCATTGGCCAGAAGAGATAGACCTCGAATCACGCAGCGCGCCGTGCGCTGGGTGA